Proteins co-encoded in one Corylus avellana chromosome ca9, CavTom2PMs-1.0 genomic window:
- the LOC132161682 gene encoding small ribosomal subunit protein eS27y-like: protein MVLQNDIDLLNPPAELERRKHKLKRLVQSPNSFFMDVKCQGCFNITTVFSHSQTVVVCGNCQTVLCQPTGGRARLTEGCSFRRKND, encoded by the exons ATG GTTCTTCAAAACGACATCGATCTGCTCAATCCTCCGGCCGAGCTTGAGAGACGGAAGCACAAGCTCAAGCGTCTCGTGCAATCTCCCAACTCTTTCTTCATG GATGTGAAGTGCCAGGGTTGCTTCAACAT AACGACGGTGTTCAGTCACTCGCAAACGGTGGTGGTGTGTGGAAACTGCCAGACGGTTCTGTGCCAGCCGACTGGTGGGCGTGCTAGGCTTACCGAGGGTTGCTCTTTCAGAAGGAAGAATGATTGA